In Mustelus asterias chromosome 16, sMusAst1.hap1.1, whole genome shotgun sequence, one DNA window encodes the following:
- the pwwp2a gene encoding PWWP domain-containing protein 2A: MAAAGVGVAAVKLLAGSEVRVTVDHVVDDALVVSLRFEEKLFSGVLMDISRRFGPYGIPVTVLPKREYKDKADLMQLQCEPFQQQTQQNSKSTGTCETASLVPAAQPNVAESLWTAKPAPLFYEGAPYPPPLFIRHTYNQSIPQPPPRRIKRPKRKMFREESTSIMNSIKLRPRQVLCDRCKNSISADKKELRRGGSTNDTSRNEDKKRKNDSMPTMSKRLKTDHKVEAKTQYDGQKRNTVIKISNLSTGKGKVVKISSQVHNSKMQLNPKKVLQNKNIDHTKAREVLKMAKEKVQKKQQREVTSSGNTIPKVHFTRRFQTTNSGSLPPRIRLKPQRYRNEENESAYKAKLERLRSCKTASKVPPRCTSSRSAGEQPSEKDSPTKGLEQSTDENKDTREIKWPCEQDEKQLGKRGRGGNITVYMTYSQNKSDSSAFSVCSSDSADDIKSSNSECSSTETFDFPPGSMHVPCSSSKEEKLTNSLKVKIFTKNVSKCVTPDGKTICIGDIVWAKIYGFPWWPARILTITVSRKDNGFLVRQEARISWFGSPTTSFLALSQVSPFLENFQSRFNKKRKGLYRKAITEAAKAAKQLTPEVRALLTQFET, translated from the exons ATGGCGGCCGCGGGTGTTGGCGTCGCCGCCGTGAAACTCCTGGCGGGTTCCGAAGTGAGGGTAACGGTGGACCACGTCGTCGACGATGCGTTGGTCGTGTCCCTGCGCTTCGAGGAGAAGCTCTTCTCAGGGGTTCTAATGGATATTTCTAGAAG GTTTGGGCCCTATGGAATTCCTGTGACTGTGCTTCCAAAAAGGGAATACAAGGATAAAGCTGACTTAATGCAACTTCAGTGTGAACCATTCCAGCAACAGACGCAGCAAAATTCAAAATCTACAGGTACTTGTGAAACAGCATCTTTGGTACCCGCTGCACAACCTAATGTGGCTGAAAGCCTGTGGACTGCAAAACCTGCACCGTTATTTTACGAAGGAGCACCTTACCCTCCTCCATTGTTTATCAGACATACGTATAACCAGTCTATACCTCAACCACCCCCAAGAAGGATTAAGCGACCTAAAAGGAAAATGTTCAGAGAAGAGTCTACTTCCATAATGAATTCTATTAAACTCAGACCAAGGCAAGTTCTGTGTGATCGATGCAAAAATAGTATTTCCGCAGATAAAAAGGAGTTGAGAAGGGGTGGCAGCACAAATGACACTTCTCGAAATGAGGACAAGAAACGAAAAAATGACAGTATGCCTACAATGTCAAAGAGACTGAAAACTGACCACAAAGTGGAAGCGAAAACTCAGTATGATGGTCAGAAACGAAATACTGTCATTAAAATTTCAAATCTATCTACAGGCAAGGGCAAAGTAGTCAAAATTTCTTCTCAAGTACACAATTCTAAAATGCAATTGAATCCCAAGAAAGTGCTACAGAACAAGAACATAGATCACACGAAAGCCAGGGAAGTGTTGAAAATGGCCAAAGAGAAAGTTCAGAAGAAACAGCAGAGGGAAGTTACATCTTCTGGTAATACCATTCCAAAAGTTCATTTTACACGGCGCTTTCAAACTACCAactctggctctctccctccaCGGATTCGTTTAAAGCCACAGCGATACaggaatgaagaaaatgaatctgCTTACAAGGCTAAACTTGAGAGACTACGCAGCTGCAAGACAGCCTCCAAAGTCCCGCCTCGCTGTACCTCTTCCCGCTCAGCAGGTGAGCAGCCTTCTGAAAAAGATAGTCCCACAAAAGGGTTGGAACAGTCCACTGATGAGAATAAAGACACGAGGGAAATAAAATGGCCTTGTGAGCAGGATGAAAAGCAATTGGGGAAAAGGGGCAGAGGAGGCAATATAACCGTTTATATGACCTACAGTCAAAATAAATCTGACTCTTCTGCCTTTTCAGTTTGTAGTAGTGATAGCGCAGATGATATAAAATCCTCCAACTCAGAATGTAGTTCTACTGAAACATTTGACTTTCCTCCAGGCAGCATGCATGTACCTTGCTCCTCCTCAAAAGAAGAAAAGCTCACTAATTCCTTGAAAGTGAAAATCTTTACCAAAAATGTCTCtaaatgtgtgactccagatggcAAGACCATATGTATAGGGGACATTGTTTGGGCCAAGATTTATGGCTTCCCCTGGTGGCCTGCCCGCATACTTACTATAACTGTAAGCCGGAAAGATAATGGCTTTTTAGTAAGACAGGAGGCCAGAATTTCATGGTTTGGGTCCCCAACAACATCTTTCCTGGCTCTTTCACAAGTTTCCCCGTTTTTAGAAAACTTCCAGTCACGGTTTAACAAGAAGAGAAAGGGCCTTTACCGTAAGGCCATCACAGAGGCAGCCAAGGCTGCAAAGCAGCTGACACCTGAGGTGCGGGCCCTGCTGACACAGTTTGAAACATGA